In the genome of Raphanus sativus cultivar WK10039 chromosome 4, ASM80110v3, whole genome shotgun sequence, one region contains:
- the LOC108853571 gene encoding LOW QUALITY PROTEIN: GDSL esterase/lipase At5g45910 (The sequence of the model RefSeq protein was modified relative to this genomic sequence to represent the inferred CDS: deleted 1 base in 1 codon): MKINMLVIVAFSFLIAAWSLPVKQTLNYESIFNFGDSLSDTGNFLISGDVNSPSIGRPPFGQTFFNRSTGRCSDGRLIIDFIAEANGLPYVIPYLQSVRTNYSVDFNKGANFAVAGATANDFNFLKERVLSVTLLTNKTLDVQLDWFKKLKPSLCKTKPDCDQYFKKSLFFVGEIGGNDYNYPLLAFRSYKHAIDLVPFVVNKIINVTSALIEEGAVTLVVPGNLPIGCSAVLLERFSDDNRWLYDQRNHCFKPLNNIAKLHNDKLQEGLVTLRRKYTHAKISIYADYYGSAMQFFNSPSKYGFTGSVLKACCGGKYGRYNAKPNVKCGGMGSTTCENPSTYANWDGIHLTEAAYRHIATGLISGRFTKPSLSNNSLISKF; the protein is encoded by the exons ATGAAAATCAATATGCTGGTCATTGTTGCATTCTCCTTTTTAATCGCCGCGTGGTCACTGCCAGTGAAACAAACGCTTAACTACGAGTCCATATTTAATTTTGGCGATTCTTTAAGTGACACCGGAAATTTTCTTATCTCCGGTGATGTGAATTCTCCGTCCATCGGAAGACCACCATTTGGTCAAACTTTCTTTAACCGCTCAACCGGCCGGTGCTCTGACGGACGTCTCATCATTGATTTCATTG CTGAGGCAAACGGATTACCGTATGTTATACCATATCTCCAAAGCGTGCGAACAAACTATTCGGTGGATTTTAATAAAGGAGCAAATTTTGCAGTGGCCGGAGCAACGGCGAATGACTTTAACTTTTTGAAAGAAAGAGTTCTTTCAGTAACATTGTTGACGAATAAGACACTGGATGTTCAACTTGATTGGTTCAAGAAATTGAAACCTTCCCTTTGTAAAACAAAGCCAG ATTGTGACCAATATTTTAAGAAATCTCTATTTTTCGTTGGAGAAATCGGTGGAAATGATTATAATTACCCTTTATTAGCATTTCGGAGTTATAAACACGCTATTGATCTGGTACCATTCGTCGTTAACAAGATCATCAACGTCACAAGC GCCTTGATAGAGGAAGGTGCCGTGACGCTGGTGGTTCCGGGAAACCTTCCGATTGGTTGTTCGGCGGTTTTATTAGAGCGATTCAGTGATGATAATAGATGGCTCTATGACCAAAGGAACCATTGTTTTAAGCCGCTGAACAATATTGCCAAGCTTCACAATGATAAGCTCCAGGAAGGCCTTGTGACTCTAAGGCGAAAGTACACTCATGCTAAGATT TCGATCTATGCTGATTATTATGGTTCAGCAATGCAATTCTTCAACTCACCTTCCAAATACG GGTTTACTGGAAGTGTCCTAAAGGCATGTTGTGGAGGAAAATATGGAAGATACAACGCAAAACCAAACGTAAAGTGCGGCGGAATGGGTTCAACAACTTGTGAAAACCCATCAACGTATGCAAATTGGGATGGAATCCACCTAACCGAGGCGGCATACCGCCACATTGCAACTGGTCTCATCTCTGGCCGTTTCACCAAACCTTCTCTGAGTAACAATTCATTAATTTCCAAGTTCTAA